One genomic window of Quercus lobata isolate SW786 chromosome 9, ValleyOak3.0 Primary Assembly, whole genome shotgun sequence includes the following:
- the LOC115959388 gene encoding uncharacterized protein LOC115959388 encodes MRLPPRRLLTPNATTKAKATAIPTATVTVTAAVAATTNNNKRKEREKEGVNATITKIPKPAKATTTARAGGIGSAELVFSSNKILAGYLAHEFLTRGTLFGQQWDPTSSTANQNEAVSVSSKKAEKEKKKPSGEVEGQVEEDQQQRYVELANLLKTGGAHFPGIVNPTQLTHFLHKKM; translated from the coding sequence ATGCGCCTTCCACCTCGTCGACTATTGACACCCAATGCTACAACCAAGGCTAAAGCCACAGCCATACCCACAGCCACAGTCACAGTCACAGCCGCAGTCGCAGCcacaacaaacaacaacaagcgcaaagagagggaaaaagagGGTGTCAATGCtacaattaccaaaataccgAAGCCAGCTAAGGCTACAACAACAGCTCGAGCTGGTGGGATAGGCTCTGCCGAGCTGGTATTTTCGTCCAATAAAATATTAGCGGGTTACTTAGCCCACGAGTTTCTCACTAGAGGAACCCTTTTTGGTCAACAGTGGGATCCAACTTCTTCTACAGCAAATCAAAACGAGGCCGTTTCGGTGTCATCAAAGAAAgctgaaaaagagaagaagaagccaagTGGCGAAGTTGAAGGACAGGTGGAAGAAGATCAGCAACAAAGGTACGTGGAATTAGCAAATTTGCTCAAAACCGGTGGGGCCCACTTTCCTGGCATTGTAAACCCAACCCAGCTCACCCACTTCTTACACAAGAAGATGTGA